In Manis pentadactyla isolate mManPen7 chromosome 3, mManPen7.hap1, whole genome shotgun sequence, a single window of DNA contains:
- the CCNE2 gene encoding G1/S-specific cyclin-E2 has product MSRRSSRLQAKQQPQPSPTDSPQAKRRKIAQDVKKRKEEVTKKHQYEIRNCWPPVLSGGISPCFIIETPHKELRTSDFSRFTNYRFKNLFINPSPLPDLSWGCSKDVWLNMLKKETRYVHDKHFEVLHSDLEPQMRSILLDWLLEVCEVYTLHRETFYLAQDFFDRFMLTQKDINKNMLQLIGITSLFIASKLEEIYAPKLQEFAYVTDGACSEEDILRMELIILKALKWELCPVTVISWLKLFLQVDALKDACKILLPQYSQEKFTQIAQLLDLCILAISSLEFQYRILAAAALCHFTSIEVVKKASGLEWDNISECVDWMVPFVSVVKSTSPVKLKIFKKISMEDRHNIQTHTNYLAMLDEVNYMNTFRKEGQLSPVCSGGIMTPPKSTEKPPGKH; this is encoded by the exons ATGTCAAGACGCAG TAGCCGTTTACAAGCTAagcagcagccccagcccagcccgaCGGATTCCCCACAGGCCAAGAGGAGAAAAATAGCCCAG GAtgtcaaaaaaaggaaagaggaggTCACCAAGAAACATCAATATGAGATAAGG aattgttggccacctgtattatCTGGGGGGATCAGTCCTTGCTTTATCATTGAAACACCCCACAAAGAACTACGAACAAGTGACTTCTCAAGATTTACGAATTacagatttaaaaatctttttattaatCCTTCACCTCTGCCTGATTTAAG CTGGGGATGTTCAAAAGACGTTTGGTTAAACATGTTAAAAAAAGAGACCAGATATGTTCATGACAAACATTTTGAAGTTCTACATTCTGACTTGGAACCACAGATGAGGTCAATACTTCTAGACTGGCTTTTAGAG GTATGTGAAGTATACACACTGCATAGGGAAACATTTTATCTTGCGCAAGACTTTTTTGATAGATTTATGTTGACACAAaaggatataaataaaaatatgcttcAGCTCATTGGAATTACCTCATTGTTCATTGCTTCCAAACTTGAG GAAATCTATGCGCCTAAGCTTCAAGAGTTTGCTTATGTCACTGATGGTGCTTGCAGTGAAGAGGATATCTTAAGGATGGAACTCATTATATTAAag GCTTTAAAATGGGAACTTTGTCCTGTAACAGTCATCTCCTGGCTAAAACTCTTCCTCCAAGTTGACGCTCTTAAAGATGCTTGTAAAATTCTTCTACCTCAGTATTCTCAGGAAAAGTTCACTCAAATAGCTCAG CTTTTAGATCTGTGTATTCTAGCCATCAGTTCATTAGAGTTCCAGTACCGAATACTGGCTGCTGCCGCGCTGTGCCATTTTACCTCTATTGAAGTGGTTAAGAAAGCCTCAG GTTTGGAATGGGACAACATTTCTGAATGTGTAGACTGGATGGTACCTTTTGTCAGTGTAGTAAAAAGTACTAGTCCAGTGAAGCTGAAGATTTTTAAGAAGATTTCTATGGAAGATAGACACAATATccagacacacacaaattatcTGGCTATGCTG GATGAAGTAAATTACATGAATACCTTTAGGAAGGAGGGACAGTTGTCACCAGTGTGCAGTGGAGGCATTATGACACCACCAAAGAGTACTGAAAAACCACCAGGAAAACACTAA